Proteins from one Xenopus tropicalis strain Nigerian chromosome 1, UCB_Xtro_10.0, whole genome shotgun sequence genomic window:
- the atoh1 gene encoding protein atonal homolog 1, whose translation MARLLHGAAADWCELKELPSEPGLLGRDYLLDSSDPRSWLSAASLQSRPEYVLHPQGRAHKVRELCKLKGLQDEEDEEEEEDDEETSEGLCRHRGGPGKGPGGVQKQRRLAANARERRRMHGLNHAFDQLRNVIPSFNNDKKLSKYETLQMAQIYINALSDLLQAPPDTRDPPCPPTYQLHSGGEPRLAQSASCRRFSGDFPGQSPLSFQFQEGAGLSQKGMVSASSASPGEDSKTSPRSHRSDGEFSPNSHYSDSDEAS comes from the coding sequence ATGGCCCGCCTGCTGCACGGAGCTGCCGCTGACTGGTGCGAGCTGAAGGAGCTCCCGTCCGAGCCCGGGCTCCTGGGCAGAGATTACCTACTAGACAGCAGCGACCCCCGCTCCTGGCTCTCCGCCGCTTCCCTGCAAAGCCGCCCGGAGTACGTGCTGCACCCCCAGGGCCGGGCGCACAAAGTGCGAGAGCTGTGCAAGCTGAAAGGGCTGCAGGATGAGGAGGacgaggaagaggaggaagatgaTGAAGAGACATCCGAGGGGCTGTGCAGGCACAGGGGGGGCCCCGGCAAGGGCCCCGGTGGGGTCCAAAAGCAGAGGAGACTGGCAGCCAATGCCAGGGAGAGGAGGAGGATGCACGGGCTCAATCATGCCTTCGATCAGCTCCGCAATGTCATCCCTTCCTTCAACAACGACAAGAAACTCTCCAAGTACGAGACCCTACAGATGGCTCAGATCTACATCAATGCCCTGTCCGACCTGCTGCAGGCGCCCCCAGATACCAGAGATCCCCCCTGTCCGCCCACTTACCAACTGCACTCTGGGGGAGAGCCCAGGCTGGCCCAGTCTGCCAGCTGCAGGAGATTCTCCGGAGACTTCCCCGGGCAGTCCCCCCTCAGCTTCCAGTTCCAGGAGGGAGCCGGCCTCTCCCAGAAGGGAATGGTGTCTGCTTCATCTGCTTCCCCGGGGGAAGACAGCAAGACATCGCCGCGATCGCATCGAAGCGACGGCGAATTCTCACCTAATTCGCACTATAGCGATTCAGACGAGGCCAGTTAG